One stretch of Caldinitratiruptor microaerophilus DNA includes these proteins:
- a CDS encoding ATP-binding protein, with protein sequence MYRLTSLLQRAESALLEEKAAKLGGLARLLEQRLESDFDALLALQRASGRSREERIRALNAALAPMTDEIAQAFPGVALGYYARDLDAIVAYAPHGEFGRLVGVTIPPWHLGRQVMERGRPIVAAGTMVRGDILNYMHPILRNGRAVGYTFANETVADIYAQISARASGRFDWKAFGPLLGLLGLLITATSAWFAAHESSEPAASEPLRRMREYLDLFLGSLDIGIAITDHAGALLYLNRTAMRMLGMAQAPGRGTSWFRVLQQLLPGWRADPDELPQPGELRRFGPLVATGSQGLPEVDLAVVGIGAPAGAAGAGKAGYAFYLEEFRRARELDEYLQRANRLAAAGELAAVIAHEVRNPLTVVLGSLELLPERAEEPGFIRQVVRVATEELRRVSRIIDGLVSFAHYSSPRAEALDLTEVVRRATDLVRWYGERHGVRVESDLEQGVLVTGDADHLQQAVVNLLLNSIQALAGTGAGGKLRVTLRSEPDATARVQVADNGPGIPADVLPKIWDVFFTTKPGGTGLGLPLVQRIVDQHGGYVDVESSPGSGAVFTIRLPLAARPGPGSRGVA encoded by the coding sequence ATGTACCGCCTCACATCCCTGCTCCAGAGGGCGGAGTCCGCTCTCCTGGAAGAAAAAGCGGCGAAACTCGGCGGGCTGGCACGCCTCCTCGAGCAGCGGCTCGAGTCCGACTTCGATGCGCTCCTGGCTCTGCAGCGGGCCTCCGGCCGCAGCCGGGAGGAGAGGATACGAGCCCTCAACGCCGCCCTCGCCCCCATGACCGACGAGATCGCTCAGGCGTTCCCCGGCGTGGCCCTGGGCTACTACGCGCGGGATCTCGACGCCATCGTCGCCTATGCGCCCCACGGTGAGTTCGGCCGCCTCGTCGGGGTGACGATCCCGCCGTGGCACCTGGGCCGCCAGGTGATGGAGCGGGGCCGCCCCATCGTGGCCGCAGGCACCATGGTGCGCGGCGACATCCTCAACTACATGCACCCCATCCTGCGAAACGGCCGCGCCGTCGGGTACACCTTTGCCAACGAGACGGTGGCGGACATCTACGCGCAGATCTCCGCCCGCGCCTCAGGGCGGTTCGACTGGAAGGCGTTTGGCCCCCTCCTCGGCCTGCTCGGGCTCTTGATCACCGCGACGTCGGCCTGGTTCGCCGCGCACGAAAGTTCCGAGCCGGCGGCGTCCGAGCCGCTCCGACGAATGCGGGAGTATCTCGATCTCTTCCTCGGGAGCCTCGACATCGGCATCGCCATCACGGACCACGCGGGCGCCCTCCTGTATCTGAACCGCACGGCCATGCGGATGCTGGGCATGGCGCAGGCTCCCGGACGGGGTACATCCTGGTTCCGCGTCCTCCAGCAACTCCTGCCGGGCTGGCGGGCCGACCCCGATGAGTTGCCCCAGCCGGGGGAGCTCCGGCGTTTCGGCCCGCTGGTGGCGACAGGAAGCCAGGGACTGCCGGAGGTCGACCTGGCCGTGGTGGGGATCGGCGCGCCTGCCGGCGCCGCTGGCGCCGGCAAGGCCGGGTACGCCTTTTACCTGGAGGAATTCCGCCGGGCCAGGGAACTCGACGAGTACCTCCAGCGCGCCAACCGGCTGGCCGCGGCGGGGGAACTGGCGGCGGTGATCGCCCACGAGGTGCGGAACCCGCTCACCGTGGTGCTCGGTTCCCTCGAGCTCCTACCGGAACGGGCCGAGGAGCCCGGTTTCATCCGGCAGGTGGTGAGGGTGGCCACCGAGGAATTGCGCCGGGTCAGCCGTATCATCGACGGGCTGGTCAGCTTCGCTCACTACTCGTCCCCCCGCGCCGAGGCCTTGGACCTCACCGAGGTCGTCCGCCGGGCCACCGACCTGGTCCGGTGGTACGGGGAGCGCCACGGCGTGCGGGTCGAGAGCGACCTCGAGCAGGGCGTGCTTGTGACGGGCGACGCCGACCACCTGCAACAGGCAGTTGTGAACCTGCTGCTCAACAGCATCCAGGCGCTGGCCGGCACAGGGGCCGGCGGCAAGCTGCGCGTCACCCTGCGGTCGGAGCCCGACGCCACGGCCCGCGTCCAGGTGGCCGACAACGGCCCCGGCATCCCTGCAGACGTGCTCCCGAAGATCTGGGACGTCTTCTTCACGACGAAGCCCGGAGGCACCGGCCTCGGCCTTCCGCTGGTCCAGCGGATCGTGGACCAGCACGGCGGGTACGTGGACGTCGAGTCGAGCCCGGGCAGCGGGGCGGTCTTCACGATCCGCCTTCCTCTGGCGGCGCGGCCGGGTCCCGGCAGCAGGGGGGTGGCGTGA
- a CDS encoding phage major capsid protein has translation MLSAVEQRAQVLAQARAIIETAEREGRGLTESEQRRWDGLMAEAERLRAVARGDDAPRPRVQFREKRLLNLGPEYRAAFARYLVQGNELLGQSDQRALAAGEFPRGGYLIPPTMLAEAQVIMAGVSPLRNLVRTWPLEHEYSLGVPTVDVGDDAVWSPETSIGAEDTSVVFGKRELRPHDLTAFFKVSNKLLQTSLAAEDVVLAVLAEKLAMALERAYLTGDGVQKPLGVFVASSQGISTARDVSVGTGAITYDGLVAMKYALKATYWPRARWVMHRDVAKAIAQIKDTAGQPIWKESTRAGEPDRLLGFPVILSEYAPNTIATGNYVVVLGDWYWYWTAERPTVFVQVLSQLWADQNLTGYLTRGEFDGGPALEEAFVRGKVS, from the coding sequence GTGCTTTCGGCGGTAGAACAGCGGGCACAGGTCCTGGCCCAGGCCCGCGCCATCATCGAAACGGCCGAACGGGAAGGGCGAGGCCTCACCGAGAGCGAGCAGAGGCGATGGGACGGGCTCATGGCTGAGGCGGAGCGGCTGCGGGCCGTCGCCCGAGGAGACGATGCCCCACGGCCCCGGGTGCAGTTCCGGGAGAAGCGGCTCCTGAACCTGGGGCCGGAGTACCGGGCCGCCTTCGCACGGTACCTGGTGCAGGGGAACGAACTGCTCGGCCAGTCCGACCAGCGCGCCCTGGCGGCCGGCGAGTTCCCCCGCGGCGGATACCTGATCCCCCCGACCATGCTGGCCGAGGCCCAGGTGATCATGGCCGGCGTCAGCCCGCTCCGGAACCTTGTCCGGACGTGGCCCCTCGAGCACGAGTACAGTCTGGGCGTCCCGACGGTCGATGTCGGCGACGATGCGGTGTGGTCCCCCGAAACCAGCATCGGCGCCGAGGACACCAGCGTGGTGTTCGGCAAGCGGGAGCTCCGCCCCCACGATCTGACGGCGTTCTTCAAGGTCTCGAACAAGCTCCTCCAGACCAGCCTGGCGGCGGAAGACGTGGTGCTGGCCGTGCTGGCGGAGAAGCTCGCCATGGCCCTGGAGAGGGCTTATCTCACTGGCGACGGGGTGCAGAAGCCGCTGGGCGTGTTCGTCGCGTCCTCGCAGGGCATCTCCACCGCCCGGGACGTGAGCGTGGGCACGGGGGCCATCACCTATGACGGCCTCGTGGCCATGAAGTACGCCCTGAAGGCGACGTACTGGCCCCGAGCCCGTTGGGTGATGCATCGCGACGTGGCGAAGGCCATCGCCCAGATCAAGGACACGGCCGGGCAGCCGATCTGGAAGGAGTCAACCCGCGCCGGTGAGCCGGACCGGCTCCTGGGCTTCCCCGTGATCCTGAGCGAGTACGCGCCGAACACGATCGCCACGGGGAACTACGTGGTGGTCCTCGGCGACTGGTACTGGTACTGGACCGCGGAGCGCCCGACAGTCTTCGTCCAGGTCCTGAGCCAGCTCTGGGCCGATCAGAACCTGACCGGCTACCTGACCCGCGGCGAGTTCGACGGTGGCCCGGCCCTGGAGGAAGCGTTCGTCCGGGGGAAGGTGTCGTGA
- a CDS encoding P27 family phage terminase small subunit has protein sequence MKPQPPPEGLSGEAQQVWWRTLRFLRDLGTLDQVSAEELADYCWAVARMQEHREHDSFLQDSQVMLAFARKYGLTPASRARLGIVWTNKGWRRLRRRTQEPGGVGETDTEGEDASDGDEPDE, from the coding sequence ATGAAGCCGCAGCCGCCGCCGGAGGGGTTGAGCGGCGAGGCCCAGCAGGTCTGGTGGCGGACACTCCGCTTCCTGCGGGACCTGGGCACGCTCGACCAAGTATCAGCGGAAGAACTCGCCGACTATTGCTGGGCGGTGGCTCGAATGCAGGAACACAGGGAACACGACTCGTTCCTGCAGGACAGTCAAGTCATGCTGGCCTTCGCCAGGAAATATGGGCTGACACCTGCCTCACGCGCCCGGCTGGGCATCGTGTGGACGAACAAGGGATGGCGAAGGCTTCGGCGGAGGACACAAGAGCCCGGGGGAGTGGGCGAGACCGATACCGAAGGGGAGGATGCCTCCGATGGGGATGAACCGGACGAGTGA
- a CDS encoding site-specific integrase yields MPRKPAPRKDKAGNGEGSVWYHEKRKRWYCELTIGWEQVIGPDGKPVLDENGVPKTRRKVARFSDPLKTKVVDWKLETLQKIREGTLVEPSRETLGQFLARWLETTVAHEVKATTLQNYQDIVRAYIAPHIGAVPLQKITPPQVQGLYHTLLGAGKSPRTVALVHAVLHKALRQAVEWGLLARNPIDAVKKPRVERKEAAALTPEQVAQFLEAARDDRLHALFTLAVYTGLRQGELFGLRWRDIDLEAGTVTVAQNLQWIGGKPVFSTPKTRTSRRTIDLAEPAVAALKQWRIEQARELLKIGLREPELVFTTEIGTPLNPSNVRNRHLPEILAKAGLPKIRFHDLRHTFVTNMIDAGVDLKTVSELAGHSQVQVTADIYRHVFRRQKKDAVERLGALFTAAQKKNRA; encoded by the coding sequence ATGCCCAGGAAACCGGCCCCCAGGAAGGATAAGGCCGGCAACGGTGAAGGCTCCGTCTGGTATCACGAGAAGCGGAAACGCTGGTACTGCGAACTGACCATCGGCTGGGAACAAGTCATAGGCCCCGACGGAAAGCCCGTCCTGGACGAGAACGGGGTGCCAAAGACACGGCGGAAGGTGGCGCGGTTCTCCGATCCGCTGAAGACGAAGGTCGTGGACTGGAAGTTGGAAACCTTGCAGAAGATCCGGGAAGGCACCCTAGTTGAGCCGTCCCGGGAGACACTGGGGCAGTTCCTGGCCCGATGGCTCGAAACCACGGTCGCCCACGAGGTGAAGGCCACCACGCTCCAGAACTACCAGGATATTGTGCGGGCTTACATCGCCCCGCACATCGGCGCCGTTCCGCTCCAAAAAATCACGCCGCCACAGGTGCAGGGCCTCTATCATACCCTCCTGGGCGCTGGCAAGAGCCCCCGCACGGTGGCCCTCGTTCACGCCGTCCTCCATAAGGCGTTGCGACAGGCCGTAGAATGGGGGCTCCTGGCCCGCAACCCCATCGACGCGGTGAAGAAGCCCCGGGTGGAGCGGAAGGAAGCTGCCGCCCTCACACCGGAGCAAGTGGCGCAATTCCTCGAAGCGGCCCGGGACGACCGACTGCACGCCCTGTTCACTCTTGCGGTATATACCGGCCTCCGCCAGGGTGAACTCTTTGGCCTTCGCTGGCGGGATATCGACCTCGAAGCGGGTACCGTCACCGTGGCTCAGAATCTCCAGTGGATCGGCGGAAAGCCCGTGTTCTCCACCCCAAAGACCCGGACCTCCCGGCGGACCATCGACCTGGCGGAGCCTGCCGTCGCCGCCCTGAAGCAGTGGCGAATCGAGCAGGCCCGGGAACTCCTCAAGATCGGGCTGCGCGAACCCGAATTGGTGTTCACGACAGAGATTGGCACGCCTCTCAACCCGTCGAACGTCCGGAACCGCCACCTCCCGGAGATCCTGGCGAAAGCTGGACTGCCGAAGATCCGGTTCCACGACCTGCGGCACACCTTCGTCACGAACATGATCGACGCCGGGGTCGATCTGAAGACGGTCAGCGAACTTGCCGGGCATTCCCAGGTCCAGGTGACGGCCGACATCTACCGGCACGTGTTCCGCCGGCAAAAGAAAGACGCCGTGGAGAGGCTTGGCGCACTCTTCACGGCGGCTCAAAAGAAGAACCGGGCTTGA
- a CDS encoding phage terminase small subunit P27 family has product MPRRKPTALKVLSGTARPDRMKNEPKPRPVAPPCPKGLPKEARRLWKEMAPKLERLGLLTETDGPAFADLCLCWARLKEAERDISERGLLVDGERGKVKNPAAQLAREYRAAAQKWAARFGLTPADRGVLDLPQQEDEADDFLEFLWQRKNRGKDL; this is encoded by the coding sequence ATGCCCCGGCGGAAGCCCACGGCGCTGAAAGTGCTGTCGGGAACGGCGCGACCGGATCGGATGAAGAACGAGCCTAAGCCCCGACCGGTGGCTCCGCCGTGCCCCAAGGGACTGCCGAAGGAAGCCCGTCGGCTGTGGAAGGAAATGGCACCAAAGCTGGAGCGGCTCGGACTGCTTACTGAGACAGACGGGCCGGCCTTCGCCGATCTGTGCCTTTGCTGGGCACGGCTCAAAGAAGCCGAGCGAGACATCTCGGAGCGTGGCCTGCTCGTGGATGGCGAGCGTGGCAAGGTGAAGAACCCGGCAGCGCAACTGGCCCGCGAATACCGGGCCGCGGCGCAGAAGTGGGCGGCACGCTTCGGCCTGACACCGGCGGACCGCGGGGTGCTGGACCTGCCGCAGCAGGAAGACGAAGCGGACGATTTCCTTGAGTTCCTGTGGCAGAGGAAGAACCGGGGGAAGGACCTATGA
- a CDS encoding helix-turn-helix domain-containing protein: protein MNRTEEALLLNAPAVARKLGIGRDTAYGLIRAKVLPSVRVGHKVLVPARAVDELIARIMRGEITQLGA from the coding sequence TTGAACCGCACCGAAGAAGCCCTGTTGCTGAATGCGCCGGCCGTCGCACGCAAGCTGGGGATTGGCCGTGACACTGCCTACGGGCTCATTCGGGCCAAGGTTCTCCCCTCCGTGCGGGTCGGGCACAAGGTGCTTGTCCCGGCGCGCGCCGTCGATGAGCTGATCGCGCGGATCATGCGGGGCGAGATCACGCAGTTGGGGGCGTGA
- a CDS encoding HK97-gp10 family putative phage morphogenesis protein, with translation MKAEIKGARELIRAFDRLSDELKGQVLAEAAKAGAEVIRAEASRRAPRKTGDLARSIVAEVLEQAPGKVTVGVGPDKDRFYGRFVEFGHALVRGARKAEKKVVGHVPPHPFLRPALDEGAERAKQAIADELKAAIERAAKG, from the coding sequence GTGAAGGCCGAGATCAAGGGCGCCAGGGAACTGATTCGCGCCTTCGACCGGCTCTCGGACGAGCTCAAGGGCCAGGTGCTGGCCGAGGCGGCCAAGGCGGGCGCCGAGGTGATCCGGGCCGAGGCCAGCAGACGGGCGCCGCGCAAGACCGGCGATCTGGCGCGGAGCATCGTGGCCGAGGTGCTTGAGCAAGCCCCGGGCAAGGTCACGGTCGGGGTGGGGCCGGACAAGGACCGTTTCTACGGCCGCTTCGTGGAGTTCGGCCACGCCCTCGTCCGGGGCGCCCGCAAGGCCGAGAAGAAGGTCGTCGGTCACGTCCCCCCGCATCCGTTTCTCCGCCCGGCCCTGGACGAGGGCGCGGAGCGGGCCAAGCAGGCCATCGCTGACGAGTTGAAGGCGGCCATCGAACGGGCCGCAAAGGGGTGA
- a CDS encoding ISLre2 family transposase, which yields MGEVSMWLVREIMDLILLLVHGISELLRTRHDFMELEKGIFRLVQEVARRALVLALHRLDDELMRRRDAARYELVHSKPRTIVTPFGKVQVRRRYYRDRQSGEGHFLLDEALGWTARQRLSPWATELAVAMAAEMPYHRAAAVLAKLTLGGMDVRAMSVWREVQEVGAVRVEQAEAQRRAVFDRGEVPAGQRRTERLRIEVDEVVVQGRGPRGAHRHLGLKLAVGYEGKEQVGQNRWQLVERRVTAGLASAEVFSEQTYADFGSKWDLSAVQDVVVGGDGAPWVKQWAGTFAGARYQLDPFHLRRALLEGLSHDEEAYRKAVEALKVKDWSQVEQVLATAERASRGAQRKRVAGLRKYLQENWDGICRSGAADSLGTIEGQVFHHVARRMKRHGAQWSDRGADHLVRLLAARANGELAVMGRQAWPMQSEVLRQATGSTAIRVQPGELNDPEAWLRVNLPALSGPAAGSPWVKYVLRELVRALPRSA from the coding sequence ATGGGTGAGGTCTCGATGTGGCTAGTTCGTGAGATCATGGACCTAATCCTGCTGCTGGTGCATGGGATCTCGGAGTTGCTGCGGACCCGCCACGACTTCATGGAACTGGAGAAGGGGATCTTCCGGCTGGTGCAGGAGGTGGCGCGACGGGCGCTGGTGCTGGCGTTGCACCGGCTGGACGACGAGCTGATGCGCCGGCGGGACGCGGCGCGATATGAGTTGGTGCACAGCAAGCCGCGGACGATCGTGACGCCGTTTGGGAAGGTGCAGGTGCGGCGGCGGTACTACCGGGACCGTCAGAGCGGGGAAGGCCATTTCCTGCTGGACGAGGCGCTGGGGTGGACAGCCCGCCAGCGGCTGTCGCCGTGGGCCACAGAACTGGCGGTGGCGATGGCCGCGGAGATGCCGTACCACCGGGCGGCGGCGGTGCTGGCGAAGCTCACGCTGGGGGGCATGGATGTCCGAGCGATGAGCGTCTGGCGTGAGGTCCAGGAGGTGGGCGCTGTACGGGTGGAGCAAGCCGAAGCGCAGCGCCGTGCAGTGTTCGACCGTGGCGAGGTGCCGGCGGGGCAGCGGCGGACCGAGCGGTTGCGGATTGAGGTGGACGAGGTGGTGGTCCAAGGCCGTGGTCCCCGGGGAGCCCACAGGCACCTGGGGCTGAAGCTGGCGGTCGGCTATGAGGGCAAAGAGCAAGTCGGGCAAAACCGGTGGCAACTGGTAGAGCGCCGGGTGACCGCAGGCTTGGCCAGTGCGGAGGTCTTCTCGGAGCAGACGTATGCGGATTTCGGCAGCAAGTGGGATCTGAGTGCGGTACAGGACGTGGTGGTGGGCGGCGACGGTGCCCCGTGGGTGAAGCAGTGGGCGGGGACGTTTGCCGGAGCGAGGTACCAGCTGGACCCGTTCCACCTCCGCCGGGCGCTGCTGGAGGGTCTGTCGCATGACGAGGAGGCCTACCGGAAGGCGGTGGAGGCCCTGAAGGTCAAGGACTGGAGCCAGGTGGAGCAGGTGCTGGCGACGGCCGAGCGGGCCAGTCGTGGGGCGCAGCGCAAGCGTGTGGCAGGGCTGCGGAAGTACCTGCAGGAGAACTGGGACGGCATCTGCCGTTCCGGGGCCGCAGACAGTTTGGGCACCATTGAGGGGCAGGTGTTCCACCATGTCGCCCGACGGATGAAGCGCCATGGAGCGCAGTGGAGTGACAGGGGAGCGGACCATCTGGTGCGGCTGCTGGCGGCCCGGGCGAACGGGGAATTGGCGGTGATGGGGCGGCAGGCCTGGCCGATGCAGTCGGAGGTGTTGCGCCAGGCAACCGGCTCGACGGCGATTCGGGTGCAGCCCGGGGAACTGAATGATCCGGAGGCATGGCTGCGGGTGAACCTGCCGGCGCTCAGCGGACCAGCTGCCGGCTCGCCGTGGGTCAAGTACGTGCTACGTGAGCTTGTGAGGGCGCTGCCGCGGAGTGCATAA
- a CDS encoding AAA family ATPase → MTDDLFPAILSALRGVKGPDASGNYSARCPFHDDKHASLSLHPERGFRCHAESCGRRGTVRALAEHLGLETPRRRDGREVVATYPYRDEKGRLLYEVVRFRPKDFRQRRPDGKGGYVWNLEGVRRVLYRLPELLAADPSKPVFVPEGEKDVEALRSRGLVATCNVMGAGKWQPEYAEHLKGRHVVVLPDNDQPGRDHAARVVASLRGVAASVRLIELPGLPEKGDVSDWFAQGHSADELLELVRQTAPVYEDKPRFVLRSAEEIEALPRPRWLIENHIVAGSHAVLYGPSGSGKSFIALDWALSVATGKGWMGYETMPGPVVYVAAEGSAGLGDRLRAWKAVYGRETAGRVHFLTEPVNLMSTDDVKEFIRTLRLLPSPPVLVVVDTLARCMVGGDENSARDVGLANAGVDRIRHETGAAVLIVHHSGKQGTQERGSSALRAAADTMIELTDDEGAITLSCTKQKDAEPFPALPLRLQAVELDEERRSCVVRFDTEDDRRRDLERAAFTASQKKILDAIRVLDIGEGASLKDIMRVVALPDRTFYDARRALLDAGYIVKDGKRYRLTNKGSEAVRFTADTAVAVRSQFRTAVTAECGAPYRGPHRRSAEPALQAALRNGTAEPGIAVNLPPSERSELAPDDDDELPWPPEDEEEG, encoded by the coding sequence GTGACCGACGACCTCTTTCCGGCCATCCTCTCCGCTCTTCGCGGCGTCAAGGGTCCGGACGCCTCCGGCAACTACAGCGCCCGTTGCCCCTTCCACGACGACAAGCACGCCAGCCTGAGCCTCCACCCCGAACGGGGGTTCCGCTGCCATGCGGAGTCGTGCGGCCGGAGGGGTACTGTCCGCGCACTGGCCGAGCACCTGGGCCTGGAGACGCCACGGCGGCGAGACGGCCGGGAGGTCGTGGCGACTTACCCCTACCGGGACGAGAAGGGTCGGCTCCTCTATGAGGTGGTCCGGTTCCGGCCGAAGGACTTCCGTCAGCGGCGCCCGGACGGTAAGGGCGGCTACGTCTGGAACCTCGAAGGCGTGCGCCGGGTCCTCTACCGGCTGCCCGAACTGCTGGCGGCGGACCCATCGAAGCCCGTTTTCGTCCCCGAGGGCGAGAAGGATGTTGAGGCCCTCCGCTCCCGGGGCCTTGTGGCGACGTGCAACGTCATGGGCGCCGGGAAATGGCAACCGGAGTACGCCGAGCACCTGAAGGGCCGGCATGTCGTGGTCCTGCCGGATAACGACCAGCCCGGTCGGGACCATGCGGCCCGGGTGGTAGCCTCGCTTCGGGGCGTTGCGGCCTCCGTGCGGCTGATCGAGCTCCCGGGCCTTCCGGAGAAGGGAGACGTCTCGGACTGGTTCGCCCAGGGCCACAGCGCAGACGAACTGCTGGAACTGGTGCGGCAGACGGCGCCCGTCTACGAGGACAAGCCCAGGTTCGTCCTGCGGTCGGCGGAGGAGATCGAGGCCCTTCCGCGGCCGCGGTGGCTCATCGAGAACCACATCGTGGCCGGAAGCCATGCCGTACTGTACGGCCCGAGCGGGAGCGGGAAGAGTTTCATCGCCCTGGACTGGGCCTTGTCCGTGGCGACGGGGAAGGGCTGGATGGGGTACGAGACCATGCCCGGGCCTGTCGTGTACGTGGCCGCCGAGGGCAGCGCCGGCCTGGGCGACCGTCTGCGGGCGTGGAAGGCTGTATACGGCCGGGAGACCGCAGGCCGGGTGCACTTCCTCACCGAGCCCGTCAACCTCATGTCCACGGACGACGTGAAGGAGTTCATCCGCACGCTCCGGCTCCTGCCGTCCCCGCCCGTCCTGGTGGTGGTGGACACCTTGGCCCGCTGCATGGTGGGGGGAGACGAGAACTCCGCCCGGGACGTGGGTCTGGCGAACGCCGGGGTGGACCGCATCCGGCACGAGACCGGCGCCGCCGTCCTCATCGTCCACCACAGCGGCAAGCAGGGGACGCAGGAGCGGGGGTCGAGCGCGCTTCGTGCGGCGGCAGACACCATGATCGAGCTTACGGACGACGAGGGCGCCATCACCCTGTCCTGCACGAAGCAGAAAGACGCCGAGCCGTTCCCGGCCCTGCCGCTGCGCCTACAGGCGGTGGAACTGGACGAGGAGCGGCGCTCGTGCGTGGTCCGGTTCGACACCGAGGACGACCGGCGCCGGGACCTGGAGCGGGCGGCATTCACTGCGAGCCAGAAGAAGATTCTGGATGCCATCCGTGTCCTGGACATCGGCGAGGGGGCCTCGCTGAAGGACATCATGCGGGTTGTGGCCCTGCCCGACCGGACGTTCTACGACGCCAGAAGGGCCCTTCTGGATGCCGGCTACATCGTCAAGGACGGCAAGCGGTACCGGCTAACCAACAAAGGTTCGGAAGCCGTAAGGTTTACTGCGGATACTGCGGTTGCAGTGCGGTCGCAGTTCCGCACTGCGGTTACTGCGGAGTGCGGGGCCCCTTATAGGGGCCCGCACCGCCGCAGTGCGGAACCGGCACTGCAAGCGGCTTTGAGAAATGGTACTGCGGAACCCGGAATTGCAGTTAACCTTCCGCCAAGCGAAAGGTCGGAATTAGCTCCAGACGATGACGACGAACTACCCTGGCCCCCGGAGGACGAGGAGGAGGGCTGA